A region from the Brassica napus cultivar Da-Ae chromosome C8, Da-Ae, whole genome shotgun sequence genome encodes:
- the LOC106415536 gene encoding helicase SEN1 isoform X2, which produces MRNTLLGQCFHTRAEKIHKAIFDLFQPLLQSLEALRDGEHEKQRRHFLYFLLHQVPVSSNFSVLARRIGHKIALLIVLRGYKMNPPCPPFECAHMWGPSLVSSFNDSALHISLRQPAIDLVQTILVSDATALLASLLRNNTGNYMGNEVKYDDDDSNLPFPHAVEDVSDRPWSDFTQQSKVTLGECKEWMCIPMLWITTLTNTNLLNLPVSLSQAVFWSRSRFCLVESEKTDDMTVDMETWLSSSAVEIKGTLGWKVATGSDDGGPGKESKNSVAVSKMCPTLIRTLKRLTTCFLVQMGEEYRKQWTWVPGMSETFILSLSDPDDNIRQFGKSMLEHVSNTRGLSCGLKFLCSQSSHLVHVFSGATHVLQQVHLSSVLQRFQILHHFFFLLFKLLKEEDVVIITVKSSGGGFLRQPDFSAPPVIESRNSSTATPELLKFLYSLAEVAWGAVRKCLAEGKAFIHQSLCQMTCVRLLEITPVVLGKLRLSREAIGGALKDASDLKWLPDLIDWGRSQLKVVVTYWRRALAALLDILQGSKSNTCSSAVQAIRRVLSADDLDIEQLADQISRLVPKANECLKPVDAVGRAPDNVMDLTEDVTEKESLKNLPSLHKSHQLDINKTLPPIRSISRVPSLKKGTSSIDTSKSSAAVVSEKDVSVRSSNIVRDLPTTSAEPSKVGSMSKDAENRQTVGGPLSLVNKANLKNAADEFISRGTSKEAQKSAISNTKGMDLRKVVIEPEVDPLDLALKSLKPQPLPLTKPGPIVPKRQVIQLCAPVNKKAERWQRQAAGFKRFRPPKLEDWFRKILQMDYYAIVGLASTNKDENQNVGKFREVPVRFSSPEQYVQIFQPLVLEEFKAQLQSSFQEISSLEEIYYGDLSVLSIERVDDFHFVRFIKDESDGPNSKSFSENDLILFTKEHPENSNVGGNMIGKVEGREWDEKKRSSILNVRLYLQNASSRLNQARRNLLERSQWHACRILNITSQIREFQALSSIKDIPVLPVILSPLGDSNYDSETKRSDLRSLPHSLQQILKSSFNESQLQAISVSIGSSNLTKEFDISLIQGPPGTGKTRTIVAIISGLLASVSRKTGNSEQDHSSSTTSRQRMNPNVAMARVWQDAALAKQLDDDGESKKKMGEKIGKGRVLICAQSNAAVDELVSRISSLGVYGMDGKMFKPYLVRVGNAKTVHPNSLPFFLDTLVDQRLAEERMRINKAKSNKAEDSSALLRCSLEKVVDQITRFEAKRANLNQESLDAKEKLGSKNLDIDDDGKPMSDAELGIRLRRLYEQKRKIYKDLGAVQAQERKANNEIRALKHKLRKSILKDAQIVVTTLSGCGGDLYNVCAESSSAHKFGSPSEDNLFDAVVIDEAAQALEPATLIPLQLLKSRGTKCIMVGDPKQLPATVLSNIASKYLYECSMFERLQRAGYPILMLTQQYRMHPDICRFPSMHFYDNKLLNGVDMSSKSAPFHKSPYLRPYVFYDIVDGQEHRSGDSSSVCNEQEAEAAVQLLRFFKRRYPSEFVAGRIGIITPYKRQLAVLRSRFSSAFGSQVAADMELNTVDGFQGREVDILVLSTVRATHSASDGNSQSRIGFVADVRRMNVALTRARLSLWVFGNTRTLQRDHNWGALVKDAKEREAIIPVKRPYNMFGEKATEQKQFENLSKNFPEPEKQHQHSRRKEHRAETSSDRKMRKPDGDVVPLLSKGSESKQSRRKAKEEASSQREKLATGSEEVTSEVNPRRNQEKKEKMKGIEKSSDPEDTDVTSSKKEDPNARKKSKKASSKLDSNKREKSTDESEQRDRQANKSNAPSNQGGGEDLVSKRKKEREAVEAILKSSLIPSHKPKPPKRPLSPSSTASSHTRPSKAIKESTKNNSKQR; this is translated from the exons ATGCGTAACACATTGTTGGGTCAGTGTTTCCATACAAGAGCCGAGAAAATCCACAAAGCCATTTTTGATCTTTTCCAGCCACTATTACAG TCCCTTGAGGCTTTGCGAGATGGTGAGCATGAAAAGCAACGTAGACACTTTCTCTACTTTCTCCTTCATCAGGTCCCAGTTAGCAGTAACTTCAGTGTTTTAGCGAGAAGAATTGGCCACAAG attgCTCTTCTTATTGTACTCAGAGGTTACAAGATGAACCCTCCTTGCCCTCCCTTTGAGTGTGCACACATGTG GGGACCGTCTCTTGTGTCATCGTTTAACGATTCTGCACTGCATATTTCATTGCGTCAACCTGCTATTGATCTTGTCCAAACTATCCTGGTATCTGATGCTACGGCCCTACTAGCTTCGCTGCTACGTAATAATACAGGCAACTATATGGGCAATGAGGTGAAATATGACGACGATGACAGTAATCTTCCCTTTCCCCATGCTGTCGAAGATGTAAGTGATCGTCCCTGGAGTGACTTTACCCAGCAGAGCAAAGTTACTCTTGGGGAGTGCAAAGAGTGGATGTGCATTCCAATGCTCTGGATTACTACTCTTACAAATACAAATCTTCTGAACCTTCCAGTATCGCTATCCCAAGCAGTATTTTGGTCTCGGTCACGTTTTTGTTTGGTGGAATCTGAAAAGACTGATGACATGACAGTTGATATGGAAACCTGGCTTTCATCTTCCGCTGTTGAAATCAAAGGCACGCTTGGATGGAAGGTAGCAACAGGTTCTGATGACGGGGGGCCAGGAAAGGAGTCCAAAAACTCTGTGGCAGTGTCAAAGATGTGCCCTACGTTAATACGAACACTGAAGAG ATTGACCACTTGTTTTCTGGTCCAAATGGGTGAAGAGTATCGAAAACAATGGACCTGGGTACCAGGGATGAGCGAAACTTTCATCCTTTCTCTTTCAGATCCAGATGAT AATATACGGCAGTTTGGAAAGTCTATGCTGGAACACGTTTCAAATACCAGAGGCCTGTCTTGTGGGCTGAAGTTTCTCTGCTCTCAAAGTTCACACCTCGTACATGTTTTTTCTGGAGCTACACATGTTTTACAGCAG GTCCATTTGAGCTCTGTTCTACAAAGATTTCAGATCCTGcatcattttttctttctattattCAAGCTGCTGAAGGAAGAGGATGTGGTCATTATTACTGTGAAGAGTTCTGGAGGGGGATTTTTGAGGCAGCCGGACTTCAGTGCTCCTCCTGTGATTGAGAGCAGAAATTCCTCCACTGCTACCCCGGAATTACTGAAGTTTCTCTACTCGCTGGCAGAAGTTGCCTGGGGCGCAGTAAGGAAGTGCTTAGCTGAGGGAAAGGCTTTCATCCATCAAAGTCTTTGCCAG ATGACATGTGTACGTTTGCTTGAGATAACTCCTGTCGTTCTGGGAAAGCTTAGACTAAGCCGTGAAGCTATTGGAGGAGCTTTGAAAGATGCATCTGATCTTAAATGGCTTCCTGATCTCATTGATTGGGGAAGGTCACAACTTAAAGTTGTTGTTACGTATTGGAGACGAGCATTAGCGGCTTTGCTAGATATCTTACAAGGATCAAAGAGTAACACTTGTTCCTCAGCAGTCCAGGCTATCAGACGTGTGTTGTCTGCTG ATGATCTTGACATCGAGCAATTAGCAGACCAAATCTCCCGCCTTGTTCCCAAGGCAAATGAGTGTCTTAAACCTGTTGATGCTGTTGGCAGAGCACCAGATAATGTGATGGATCTAACAGAGGATGTGACTGAGAAGGAATCATTGAAGAATTTACCTAGTTTGCATAAGTCTCATCAACTTGATATCAATAAAACTCTTCCACCTATCAGAAGCATCTCACGGGTCCCATCTCTGAAGAAGGGTACTTCTAGTATTGATACTTCAAAGAGTTCGGCGGCAGTTGTCTCAGAGAAAGATGTTTCAGTAAGATCCAGCAATATTGTTAGGGACCTTCCCACCACAAGCGCTGAACCAAGCAAGGTTGGTAGTATGAGTAAGGATGCAGAAAACAGACAGACTGTGGGAGGTCCTCTTTCACTTGTAAACAAAGCCAACTTAAAGAACGCTGCTGATGAATTCATCTCTCGTGGAACTTCGAAAGAGGCCCAGAAATCTGCGATTTCCAACACCAAAGGCATGGATTTGAGAAAAGTAGTTATTGAGCCGGAGGTTGATCCACTGGATTTGGCACTTAAATCTCTGAAACCACAGCCATTACCCCTAACAAAACCAGGACCTATTGTTCCCAAACGACAAGTTATTCAACTTTGTGCACCTGTAAATAAGAAAGCTGAGCGTTGGCAGAGGCAAGCAGCTGGATTTAAAAGATTCAGGCCACCAAAGCTTGAAGATTGGTTTAGAAAGATTTTGCAAATGGACTACTATGCAATAGTGGGACTGGCGTCAACAAATAAAGATGAGAATCAGAATGTCGGAAAGTTCAGGGAAGTTCCAGTGCGTTTTAGCTCACCTGAGCAATATGTACAGATTTTCCAGCCCTTGGTTCTCGAAGAGTTTAAAGCACAGTTGCAAAGTTCCTTCCAGGAGATATCGTCATTGGAGGAGATTTATTACGGTGATCTGTCTGTTTTGTCGATTGAAAGGGTTGATGACTTCCACTTTGTTCGTTTTATTAAAGACGAAAGTGATGGACCCAACTCGAAAAGTTTCTCTGAGAATGATTTGATTTTGTTCACAAAAGAGCATCCAGAAAACAGTAATGTTGGTGGTAATATGATTGGAAAG GTGGAAGGGCGGGAATGGGATGAGAAAAAACGGTCGAGTATTTTGAATGTGCGCTTGTATCTTCAGAATGCGTCTTCACGATTAAATCAAGCTAGAAGGAATCTTTTGGAACGTAGCCAATGGCATGCATGTCGGATTTTAAACATTACATCCCAAATCCGAGAGTTTCAAGCGTTGTCATCCATTAAGGATATCCCCGTTCTTCCTGTGATCTTGAGCCCTTTGGGTGACTCGAACTATGACTCTGAAACTAAAAGATCAGATCTGCGTTCATTACCACATTCTTTACAACAAATACTCAAATCATCTTTCAATGAGAGTCAACTTCAGGCTATTAGCGTTTCCATTGGCTCATCCAATCTGACAAAAGAGTTTGACATTTCACTTATTCAGGGTCCTCCAG GAACTGGCAAGACTCGCACTATTGTTGCCATTATTAGTGGTTTGCTTGCTTCCGTTTCACGTAAAACTGGAAATTCTGAGCAAGATCATAGTTCTTCTACAACTTCTAGGCAGAGAATGAATCCGAATGTGGCTATGGCAAGGGTATGGCAAGATGCAGCTCTGGCTAAACAGCTAGATGATGATGGGGAGTCAAAGAAAAAGATGGGAGAAAAGATTGGTAAGGGAAGGGTATTGATCTGCGCTCAGTCAAATGCTGCAGTTGATGAATTAGTTTCGCGAATATCTAGTTTAGGCGTTTATGGCATGGATGGGAAGATGTTTAAACCGTATCTTGTGAGGGTTGGTAATGCAAAAACTGTTCATCCAAATTCACTGCCCTTCTTTCTGGATACACTGGTTGATCAGCGCTTAGCAGAGGAGAGAATGCGGATAAACAAAGCTAAGAGTAATAAGGCTGAAGATTCTTCTGCCTTACTGCGCTGTAGTTTAGAAAAGGTCGTTGATCAGATCACCCGTTTTGAAGCTAAGCGTGCAAACTTAAACCAGGAAAGTTTGGACGCCAAAGAAAAGCTAGGGAGTAAAAACCTCGATATAGATGATGATGGCAAGCCAATGTCTGATGCAGAGCTAGGAATAAGATTGCGGAGGCTATATGAGCAAAAGAGGAAAATTTACAAAGATCTTGGTGCTGTTCAGGCTCAAGAGAGAAAAGCTAACAATGAAATTAGAGCATTGAAGCATAAGTTGAGGAAGTCCATTCTTAAAGATGCTCAAATAGTTGTTACGACTTTAAGTGGTTGTGGAGGAGACTTGTACAATGTGTGTGCTGAATCTTCATCAGCCCATAAATTTGGCAGTCCATCTGAAGATAATTTGTTTGATGCTGTAGTGATTGACGAAGCAGCTCAG GCTCTGGAGCCAGCTACCTTGATTCCTCTACAGCTCTTAAAGTCAAGAGGGACTAAATGCATAATG GTTGGAGATCCAAAGCAGCTTCCAGCAACTGTTCTCTCCAACATTGCTAGTAAATACTTGTATGAATGCAGCATGTTTGAACGCTTACAAAGGGCTGGTTATCCTATCCTAATGCTTACCCAACAG TATAGGATGCATCCAGATATTTGTAGATTCCCGTCTATGCATTTCTACGACAATAAGCTACTGAATGGTGTCGACATGTCAAGCAAATCAGCTCCGTTTCACAAGAGCCCTTATCTTCGACCATATGTTTTTTATGATATTGTTGACGGCCAAGAGCATCGAAGTGGGGACTCTAGCTCCGTGTGCAATgaacaagaagctgaagctgCTGTTCAACTGCTTAGATTTTTCAAAAGGAG ATACCCCTCTGAATTTGTCGCTGGAAGGATTGGCATCATTACTCCCTACAAACGTCAGCTTGCGGTTTTGCGTTCTCGTTTCTCAAGTGCATTTGGATCTCAAGTAGCAGCAGATATGGAACTGAATACTGTGGATGGCTTTCAAGGGAGAGAGGTCGACATATTGGTGTTATCCACTGTAAGAGCTACTCATTCTGCTTCCGATGGGAACAGTCAAAGTCGGATTGGTTTCGTTGCAGATGTTAGACGTATGAATGTTGCTCTCACAAGAGCCAGACTCTCCCTTTGGGTTTTTGGTAACACGCGAACCTTGCAAAGAGACCATAACTGGGGTGCTCTTGTGAAAGatgcaaaagaaagagaagCCATCATACCGGTTAAGAGACCATACAACATGTTTGGCGAGAAAGCCACGGAACAAAAACAGTTTGAGAATCTTTCAAAGAATTTTCCTGAGCCTGAGAAACAGCATCAGCATTCTCGCCGTAAAGAACATAGAGCAGAGACATCCTCTGAtagaaaaatgaggaaacctgaTGGAGATGTTGTGCCTCTCTTATCGAAAGGATCAGAGAGCAAGCAGAGCAGACGAAAAGCCAAAGAAGAAGCTTCTTCTCAAAGGGAAAAACTAGCTACAGGCAGTGAGGAAGTAACATCCGAAGTGAATCCTAGGCGGAaccaagagaagaaagaaaaaatgaaaggtATAGAGAAAAGCAGTGATCCAGAGGATACAGATGTAACTAGTTCGAAGAAGGAAGATCCAAATGCGAGGAAAAAATCTAAGAAGGCTTCATCAAAGCTTGACAGTAACAAGAGGGAAAAATCCACAGATGAGTCTGAACAGAGAGACCGACAAGCAAACAAAAGCAATGCTCCTTCTAATCAAGGAGGTGGTGAAGATTTAGTATCTAAGCGGAAAAAAGAGCGTGAAGCTGTTGAGGCCATTCTAAAATCGTCTCTGATTCCTTCACATAAGCCTAAACCTCCAAAGCGACCACTGTCCCCAAGTTCAACTGCAAGCAGTCACACAAGACCGTCTAAAGCTATCAAAG AATCCACCAAGAACAACAGTAAACAAAGATAA